Within the Medicago truncatula cultivar Jemalong A17 chromosome 4, MtrunA17r5.0-ANR, whole genome shotgun sequence genome, the region ATCtacactttcttcttcttctttcaattccaaTTTCAATTTCCGCTTCAGTTCCGCTTCAACCACCTCTCACTCTTTCACCGTCTCTTACCTCATCAACAATTACGGTCTCTCCCCTCAAACCGCACTCAATGTTTCTCGCAAGCTCACTCTCTCCGATACCCAAAAACCGGATTCAGTTATCGCCCTCTTCACAACCCATGGCTTCTCCAACACTCAAATTCGTAATATCATCAAAAGGGAACCTTGCTTACTCTTATGCCTCGACCCCAACAAGATACTTTTaccaaagtttcaatttttactCTCCAAAGGTGCTTCTACTTCTGATATTGTTCGCATTGTAAATGCTAACCCTAAATTCCTATTAAGAAGTTTGCACAATCATATTATCCCTACTTATGATTTTATTAGAGGGTTTCTTCAATCTGATAAACAAGCCATCACATGTATTAATCGTTATGCTTCTTTTATTTCTGATTCTCGTGTCGAAACTAATGTCAAATTATTGCTTGATAATGGAGCCACACACTCAAATATTGCTACATTGTTGCGTAGTTCTCCTAGGATATATTGTTCATCCAATCTGTTGGAGACTATTCAGG harbors:
- the LOC11417325 gene encoding uncharacterized protein — translated: MLKFVSHSSLVRAQVKGFLLLFTTTSSSTLSSSSFNSNFNFRFSSASTTSHSFTVSYLINNYGLSPQTALNVSRKLTLSDTQKPDSVIALFTTHGFSNTQIRNIIKREPCLLLCLDPNKILLPKFQFLLSKGASTSDIVRIVNANPKFLLRSLHNHIIPTYDFIRGFLQSDKQAITCINRYASFISDSRVETNVKLLLDNGATHSNIATLLRSSPRIYCSSNLLETIQELKQLGFNSSTSTFSIALVAKRTVNDTRWAEKVEIFKKWGWSDEDILQAFRRQPYCMLSSAQKIDAVLSAWVDQLGLNSLDLVNAPGIFLLRLEKRVIPRAAVLQFLVSKGLRRRDASLSAPFAVTEKLFLDKFVKCFKEDSPHLLKLYQEKMNLANSMEKKPS